ATGGAGGGGAAAATAAGATGTGTCCTCTGACTGATTGAAGCTGTAATTAAATACTATTCTAGAGCTGGTGTAATGAAACTGGGTACTGCTGCATTTTCCATGGAATGTTGTACCATAATTTGTCCCGGGTTTTTACTCAGTGGAAACTGACGAcattttttctcccccccccccccttctctcttgCAGTTCAAGAGAATGTTGAATCGGGAGTTGACGCACCTATCTGAGATGAGTCGGTCTGGGAATCAGGTTTCCGAATTCATCTCCAACACCTTCCTGGGTAAATGAAAGTCTTCAAAGTGTACATGCACTCAAAAATCACACGAACAAATTCACCAATTTGGTCTTTAGAATCCATCTTAAATCACCACAAGGTAGAACTATGAACTGTAATGTTGACCAAAAACACATCCAAATATCTGCCAGTAATTTGTAGCTCACACAGATCCACACTtgtctgtttttgctgcagtgtttttgtggagGTTCAGTCTTGTACATGATGTTAAGCTGTGCAAGTTGCTCTGGCAGGCTTTTCTGTGGGGGCGTACCATAAAACACTGCGCCATTAAGCTTTGTCTAGATGTTTACGGCATTGTGCTCAAAATGTGGTAAAAACTGTACGTTTCTCAAAGTAtcgagagaaagaaaaatatattaagGTTGCCGGCGGCTGTAAAAAGTGCCATTTGAGTGACAAGGGAGCTTGTTAGCCAGAATCAGGGTAAGTGGGTTGGAACTGGATGCTGACAGCGTGGGTCGCACATTGAAAATCTGAGAATGGATGGCCATTTATATTGTCTTCAGGACCATTGCTTCTTCTAtcttcttctatttgttgtCAACCACATGTACAAAATATTTCATGGCTCTGGCATCAAACCACACTATGAACTaactggagggaaaaaaaataacctCAACCAGCACGAATGAGACTAACAACAGATTTCTTCAAATGGATTACAAGTTGGCTTTTGGTAAATGTGCGGTTTCCACAGAAGCATGACGATAGCTAGAGGACAGATACACAAAGCTGAGGAATAGATAAGTGAATGAGTTGAAGGTAACATGGTTTGACAAACAAGAATGCACGTCAAGGTATTTAAGATTATTTATAGACAACGTGCTTCCGATCAATTGGCATCCTGATCCGGTGCAGGGCTGTTAGCAGATCCCTTTCCACCAGATCATAGAGAGCAAGAGCAGGGCTGAGGAGAGACAGCGCAGACGGGGGAGGGAGGGCACTGACTGCAGTGAAGGAGAAAATAGAGGTACAGAGGAACCCCCTTTGCTGGCAGTGAGATGAGCTCGGCAGATTGTGTGACTCATCACCGTCTTAATGCATCTGTGTGAGCAGGGACACCTTGTcgtccctccacctctccctccccctgtTGCTGCCCTGAGAATCCAGACAGAGATGACTATCGCTATGATAAAGAAATCGGGATTACCGTCctggtggtaaaaaaaaaaaaaaaaacaggtaacATTAATGGAGATGGGGTAAAAACAGCTGGCCCAGTTTGGCCTCAGCTGACCAGTAGGACTGTTTAATCCTCCCATCCATTAAGATTAGTATCACATCAGTAATACActtatttctgctttattttatttttagaaaaacatCCATTCAGGCTCAgagaaatgacattttcctGCCATATGTCTGGTTCTGCAGAGGTCGTTCAAATTCAAATATCtggtttttaaatgtttccGCTGACAGTCGACTGGTAAAACAGTGCTCGTGGAGCCTGGATAATTCCCATGACAAAAGAAGATCCAAGGCTTTCTCATCGAGGGTGATTTCAAAGCAGGTTTTCTGACTTTCCATTCAGGATTGTTGGCTGACAGCATGCTGGCCATTCACGTGTGCCTTCCCCCTGCCACAGCTGTCCTCGCAACATAATTCTGTCATAATTCCCTTTGATCGgccagcagcagaacacaccTAGTTTTGGGAAAatgctgaggggaaaaaaaatgtccccAAAAAGCACCACCGACCTTCCCGGCTGCATCTGCGTCTCTCACAGTAGAGCATATGGAGTGGATGAAAAAGAATCCAATGAAATTGAAATAGATGTAGGAGGTGACGGAGGAGTTGGAAGGAGAAgggagaaaaatgacagaaagaacaGAGCAAGATACAACGGCTACTTCATGTGCTTAAGATTTTTTTGGCAGGGAAATCAGTGAAAAACAGAGGACGGAAAAGATATAAGAGGGACTATCCATGTGACCAGCTGACACATTACAGGCcaaactgtgacagagaaagatTTATAATATGGAGAGCAGCATCATGATAACGGTGCTCAAGGCGCTCCTGAGCAGTTTATCATAGCAGTCAACTGTGGAACAGAGTGCATGCCATTTACTGTCTATTGCCACTTACAAGCTGATGTAGAAATGGATGATAAGACCGACACTGCGAACTGGTCTGTATCCCAATCtgatctctcacacacatatacaagccccccctgacacacacacacaaacaccacaccaCAGTGGTGATAATGATGGCTTGTAATAAATTAGAGGGCAATATATTGCTCTTCCCCTTGATTCCCACGCAGCACATGTCTGAGAGCGCTTAATTGCCCATTCTCAATTACCACTGGAGAACtgaagagagagcaagagacagagagaaaagcagagaaaacagtgcaagagagagagtgggagagcaTGAGAGTGAAAGTGATTATTTGAATTACAGCTGGTAATTGAATAACCCTCCACAGGGGAAGGCTGATAGGCCAGCGATGAGCTGCGTCGAGGCTTGAAAGATGAGTGCACAGCTCACATACATGCCGATAGCCGGTCCCTGCAGGATTTCATTCAGTTCTTCTGTGATTGCAGTAAACACGAGGGCCTGGTTGGTTATTACAAGAAACTTGGCctgttttctgcatttatttttggaTGAAGTGTGAAGCCTGGCATACTATTTATAATTGTTTTTTCAAAGGAGTATTATATGAAAGCCTTTCAGTTTTTATTCCTGGACTTATTATTCACTTTATCTGAGGCCACACCAAATGTAGTTGAACagaatgacaaaataaaataaaccaaGCATAAAAGTACCACTCTGTACTAAGTGATTTGATAAAGCTGTGAAAGATGCGGCAGCTTATTGAATGGCCGACTTCATGGAGCTGCCTTAACTGTGTAGAAGCCCCAGCACTCAGGCTGTCAATGGGCTGACCTATGAGAGTGAAAAGAACAGGAGATGAGATGTGAGCCACCTGCTGAGAGATGGGGAGAAAAAAGCACTgccagggagggagggggataGAGACGAATGAACAGTGGGAGCTCAGAGAGAGACTGCAGGTGGAAGACGGGGAGCatgaatgaacagatgaatggacGGAcagatgatgaataaataagtgAATCAATAAATCCCTCAGGAACTAACCGGCTGCAGGTGTTTCTGTAGTGCACCTGTGTCCTCAGGCAGCCttcaaactgaactttttttaTTGAGAAATAGATCACAACCCAGACTTGGGTTGTATGAGGTTAAATAGAAATCTATGATTATAGTCACGCCTTCCTCACAATGCCCACACTTTTCTAAAAATGACCACTCTCTTCTTTTCCCCTCCCTCAGACAAACAGAATGAAGTGGAGATCCCCTCGCCAACGTCCAAGACACGAGacaagaagaagcagcagaagcaacAGTTGATGACACAGATCAGCGGGGTCAAGAAGGTCTCCCATGGGCCCTcgctctccagcagcagcatctcccGCTTCGGTGTCAAGACAGATaaggaggagctgctgtccaAAGAGCTGGAGGACCTCAACAAGTGGGGCCTGAACATCTTCACGGTTTCAGAGTATTCCCACAACCGGCCTCTTACCTGCATCATGTACGCCATCTTCCAGGTAGGAACCGTCTTCACTCACTGTCCATgatctttgtcttttgtttaatTACTGCTGAAATTATCCACACTTCTTCCTAATTCTGTTCTGATGTTCTTCTAGGAGCGAGACCTGTTAAAGACATTTAAGATCCCCATGGATACGTTTGTTGCCTACATGATGACATTGGAAGATCACTATCATTCAGATGTGGCCTACCATAACAGCCTGCACGCTGCTGACGTAGCCCAATCCACTCACATCCTGCTCTCCACTCCAGCCTTGGATGTAAGTTCTAATATAAAGTGaagaactgcagttttcagtACCTCAGATCAGGCTCTTATTTCATTATGCAATTGCCGTACATGTTTCAGCTGTAGAGGCTGAAAAATTTCCCCACCTCTGACTTTGGGCACCAGTGTGCAACCGCAGAAATAAGGGGGAAAAAACTCAATTAGAGAATGAGCTCTTACATCACCTGATGTGCCACTTTCCTGGATCGCCACAGCGGCTTTGAAGAGCTCAACAACCTTCCATTGAAtcatcttttcctccctctccacttGCACCGTGTTACTCAGAGAActtcccttctttcctccaTGCCTTATTTGATTTTTCCTGCATGTATTTTCTCACAGCTCTCCTTAAGCTGGAGTAGCTTGCGAGACAATGCACAGGCAGGTCAGAACGCCCCGGTTACTCTCCTCGCTGTCTTTCATCTATGGAAATGAGCCGACACAGTGTTAGACTTCATTTCTTGAGCAAAATCAAggttaaaaatctgattttaactTGCAAATCCAGTCTGGAAAGTTGTCATGTACAACCTCGGGGTCGGGTCACACAGTGCTCTGGAAATCAACAGTTGCCAACAGATGCTATGCTGATGCCATTTTTATCCTCAAAAATagttaaatgttctttttctttctctttcacaggCAGTCTTCACAGACCTTGAGATCCTAGCAGCCATTTTTGCTGCAGCTATCCATGATGTTGACCATCCTGGAGTATCAAACCAATTCTTAATCAATACCAGTAAGTCAACATATTACTCAACACAGAACTAAGACATATAGTAATAAGACTAATTTGTTCCTGTCTTTGACACATGAACTGGTGTTTTCAACAACAAGGactaaaatattaaaatctctTATTAACGCCTTGGCAGACTCTGAGCTGGCATTGATGTACAACGATGAGTCTGTGCTGGAGAACCATCACTTGGCTGTGGGATTCAAGCTACTGCAGGAGGACAACTGTGATATCTTCCAGAACCTCACTAAGAAGCAGCGACAGTCCCTGCGCAAGATGGTCATCGACATGGTAAGATATCACGACTCACATTCTTTCTCTTCTGATGTCATCTTGAGTTAAATCATAACTCGTGCGCGTCATCTCAATgctgaggatgttttttttcctctcttttattcaGGTTTTGGCCACTGACATGTCCAAACACATGAGTCTGCTGGCTGATCTGAAGACGATGGTGGAGACGAAGAAGGTGACGAGCTctggagtgctgctgctggacaatTACACCGACAGGATACAGGTAGGTTCTGGTTTTTGCAACAGTAAAGTTGCATTATATGAACTGTGAGCTTGTGCTTGGACACACTGTAAGCCCTCCACCTCCCTTTTACCTGCTTTTAATAGCTCTGATCAATAATCAGTGTTGGCAGAGGTTGCTCAGCCAATGGTCATTAGCCGGCCTCCTACATAGCTGACCTCTGCTCCCACTGTCACTCTATCCATCTTCTTTTTGCCTTTAAGTGCTCCCCACACTCTCCCTCTAAAGATCTTTCCAGGGTTCCTTGTTTATTAGGCTTCCTTTCACAACAAAGACCATTATAGCCTAAAAACGAATAAAacgacacaaaacaaatgaagtaaGCTGGTTATGCAGCGTGTTCATACCACAAATGTTGTCTTTAACGTATGATTTAACCTGCATTTTTGTATTACTGATTTGTTATCCGATTTTCACTTGttcaaaataaactaaaaataaacactgcTGGATTTAAAGATTTTACTTACTGaactgcatttctgttttatttataggTGCTGCGTAACATGGTGCACTGTGCTGACCTGAGCAACCCCACTAAGTCCCTGGAGCTGTATCGTCAGTGGACTGATCGGATAATGGAGGAGTTCTTCCaccagggagacagagagagggagagggggatggAGATCAGCCCTATGTGTGATAAACACACAGCCTCAGTGGAGAAGAGCCAGGTACGCAATCAAGGACGCGGAAACTGCATTATGTACGAACGCAGGTGTGTAAATTCAGATGTGCATCAGTACGAAAAGGATTTCAattcctgtttctctcctttctAGGTGGGCTTCATCGACTACATCGTGCACCCCCTTTGGGAGACCTGGGCCGATCTGGTCCACCCTGACGCCCAGGACATTCTGGACACACTTGAGGACAACAGGAACTGGTACCAGAGCATGATCCCCCAGAGTCCCTCCCCGCCCTTCTATGACCAGGGCACGCACGGACACAGCGGAGGCAGTGGGGGGCAGGGAGGTGGGGAGAAGTTTCAGTTTGAGCTGAccttggaggaggaggacttggATGGAATAGAGAAAGAtggtgatgaagaagaagaagagttagaagaggaagaggatagTCTAGGAGATACTCGTTCTCCTCCCCTGGACTATTTGGACGttcaggaggatgaggagggcgGCATGATGGAGCCCACGTCGGCAATAGAGATCGTGACACACGAGGCGTCACCCACAGACACATAGGGCTTCCATCATCGGGCTCACATGGTGATTTGAAAGTTTtttggaaaaagaggagagatcCTCTTGCAGCTGTGCTTTTTAATAAGCCCACAGAAGCAAGGGCTTAGTTTCGTCCCGCATGGGGGCGTCTTGCACTTGGGTGTTTGAAGCCAGACATAGACGGGCAGTTTCAGTGAGGCGGCTTCAGAGTTCTCAGGAATAATTACTGCGAACATTTTAGTCTTGATGGACAGGCGAGACTGAGGGTGGAACTTGAAGGATTTCGGCCAGTTTGGGAAATGGTTACTTTTCTTTTCTGGACTGGCATTAAATGGACATCGACACTACTGAGAGAAGTTTTGTACCTTAAGACTTTTTTACAGATATGATCTAGAAGTAGCATAGAGTAAGATCTACTGATGGAGACACATTTGTATAGCAAGAGAAAGTGTTTAC
The Chaetodon auriga isolate fChaAug3 chromosome 3, fChaAug3.hap1, whole genome shotgun sequence DNA segment above includes these coding regions:
- the pde4ba gene encoding 3',5'-cyclic-AMP phosphodiesterase 4B isoform X1 — encoded protein: MRKSRSVLTVSPNSDSKEPPDCCLSESFTSPSCTLGVDLRRGRRRFSGNLQLPPLSWRQGERSRTPDEEIMARPTSLPFGAPPRIDITPVDPECFDVENGPSASCSPLDPQASPGSGLVLHTNFPGHNQRRESFLYRSDSDYDLSPKSMSRNSSIASELHGDDLIVTPFAQVLASLRSVRNNFTVLTNVQCASSKRSPAATTQPPIARVCLPDEAYQKLAMETMEELDWCLDQLETIQTYRSVSDMASNKFKRMLNRELTHLSEMSRSGNQVSEFISNTFLDKQNEVEIPSPTSKTRDKKKQQKQQLMTQISGVKKVSHGPSLSSSSISRFGVKTDKEELLSKELEDLNKWGLNIFTVSEYSHNRPLTCIMYAIFQERDLLKTFKIPMDTFVAYMMTLEDHYHSDVAYHNSLHAADVAQSTHILLSTPALDAVFTDLEILAAIFAAAIHDVDHPGVSNQFLINTNSELALMYNDESVLENHHLAVGFKLLQEDNCDIFQNLTKKQRQSLRKMVIDMVLATDMSKHMSLLADLKTMVETKKVTSSGVLLLDNYTDRIQVLRNMVHCADLSNPTKSLELYRQWTDRIMEEFFHQGDRERERGMEISPMCDKHTASVEKSQVGFIDYIVHPLWETWADLVHPDAQDILDTLEDNRNWYQSMIPQSPSPPFYDQGTHGHSGGSGGQGGGEKFQFELTLEEEDLDGIEKDGDEEEEELEEEEDSLGDTRSPPLDYLDVQEDEEGGMMEPTSAIEIVTHEASPTDT
- the pde4ba gene encoding 3',5'-cyclic-AMP phosphodiesterase 4B isoform X2 translates to MSSNELSVEMDSCIRTFKEHMHLELEPPKMPGVVGGKRGATSPKLSPRSSPRLFRKLMVNKSIRQRRRFTVAHTCFDVENGPSASCSPLDPQASPGSGLVLHTNFPGHNQRRESFLYRSDSDYDLSPKSMSRNSSIASELHGDDLIVTPFAQVLASLRSVRNNFTVLTNVQCASSKRSPAATTQPPIARVCLPDEAYQKLAMETMEELDWCLDQLETIQTYRSVSDMASNKFKRMLNRELTHLSEMSRSGNQVSEFISNTFLDKQNEVEIPSPTSKTRDKKKQQKQQLMTQISGVKKVSHGPSLSSSSISRFGVKTDKEELLSKELEDLNKWGLNIFTVSEYSHNRPLTCIMYAIFQERDLLKTFKIPMDTFVAYMMTLEDHYHSDVAYHNSLHAADVAQSTHILLSTPALDAVFTDLEILAAIFAAAIHDVDHPGVSNQFLINTNSELALMYNDESVLENHHLAVGFKLLQEDNCDIFQNLTKKQRQSLRKMVIDMVLATDMSKHMSLLADLKTMVETKKVTSSGVLLLDNYTDRIQVLRNMVHCADLSNPTKSLELYRQWTDRIMEEFFHQGDRERERGMEISPMCDKHTASVEKSQVGFIDYIVHPLWETWADLVHPDAQDILDTLEDNRNWYQSMIPQSPSPPFYDQGTHGHSGGSGGQGGGEKFQFELTLEEEDLDGIEKDGDEEEEELEEEEDSLGDTRSPPLDYLDVQEDEEGGMMEPTSAIEIVTHEASPTDT
- the pde4ba gene encoding 3',5'-cyclic-AMP phosphodiesterase 4B isoform X3, coding for MSVCVCVGAMYRRSPCARGRVHFDFSEEVIRKLHAANHSHAHSFDVENGPSASCSPLDPQASPGSGLVLHTNFPGHNQRRESFLYRSDSDYDLSPKSMSRNSSIASELHGDDLIVTPFAQVLASLRSVRNNFTVLTNVQCASSKRSPAATTQPPIARVCLPDEAYQKLAMETMEELDWCLDQLETIQTYRSVSDMASNKFKRMLNRELTHLSEMSRSGNQVSEFISNTFLDKQNEVEIPSPTSKTRDKKKQQKQQLMTQISGVKKVSHGPSLSSSSISRFGVKTDKEELLSKELEDLNKWGLNIFTVSEYSHNRPLTCIMYAIFQERDLLKTFKIPMDTFVAYMMTLEDHYHSDVAYHNSLHAADVAQSTHILLSTPALDAVFTDLEILAAIFAAAIHDVDHPGVSNQFLINTNSELALMYNDESVLENHHLAVGFKLLQEDNCDIFQNLTKKQRQSLRKMVIDMVLATDMSKHMSLLADLKTMVETKKVTSSGVLLLDNYTDRIQVLRNMVHCADLSNPTKSLELYRQWTDRIMEEFFHQGDRERERGMEISPMCDKHTASVEKSQVGFIDYIVHPLWETWADLVHPDAQDILDTLEDNRNWYQSMIPQSPSPPFYDQGTHGHSGGSGGQGGGEKFQFELTLEEEDLDGIEKDGDEEEEELEEEEDSLGDTRSPPLDYLDVQEDEEGGMMEPTSAIEIVTHEASPTDT
- the pde4ba gene encoding 3',5'-cyclic-AMP phosphodiesterase 4B isoform X4, giving the protein MGACCFDKKERKLGKLNGWRKFKRMLNRELTHLSEMSRSGNQVSEFISNTFLDKQNEVEIPSPTSKTRDKKKQQKQQLMTQISGVKKVSHGPSLSSSSISRFGVKTDKEELLSKELEDLNKWGLNIFTVSEYSHNRPLTCIMYAIFQERDLLKTFKIPMDTFVAYMMTLEDHYHSDVAYHNSLHAADVAQSTHILLSTPALDAVFTDLEILAAIFAAAIHDVDHPGVSNQFLINTNSELALMYNDESVLENHHLAVGFKLLQEDNCDIFQNLTKKQRQSLRKMVIDMVLATDMSKHMSLLADLKTMVETKKVTSSGVLLLDNYTDRIQVLRNMVHCADLSNPTKSLELYRQWTDRIMEEFFHQGDRERERGMEISPMCDKHTASVEKSQVGFIDYIVHPLWETWADLVHPDAQDILDTLEDNRNWYQSMIPQSPSPPFYDQGTHGHSGGSGGQGGGEKFQFELTLEEEDLDGIEKDGDEEEEELEEEEDSLGDTRSPPLDYLDVQEDEEGGMMEPTSAIEIVTHEASPTDT
- the pde4ba gene encoding 3',5'-cyclic-AMP phosphodiesterase 4B isoform X5, which encodes MPEANYLLSVSWGYIKFKRMLNRELTHLSEMSRSGNQVSEFISNTFLDKQNEVEIPSPTSKTRDKKKQQKQQLMTQISGVKKVSHGPSLSSSSISRFGVKTDKEELLSKELEDLNKWGLNIFTVSEYSHNRPLTCIMYAIFQERDLLKTFKIPMDTFVAYMMTLEDHYHSDVAYHNSLHAADVAQSTHILLSTPALDAVFTDLEILAAIFAAAIHDVDHPGVSNQFLINTNSELALMYNDESVLENHHLAVGFKLLQEDNCDIFQNLTKKQRQSLRKMVIDMVLATDMSKHMSLLADLKTMVETKKVTSSGVLLLDNYTDRIQVLRNMVHCADLSNPTKSLELYRQWTDRIMEEFFHQGDRERERGMEISPMCDKHTASVEKSQVGFIDYIVHPLWETWADLVHPDAQDILDTLEDNRNWYQSMIPQSPSPPFYDQGTHGHSGGSGGQGGGEKFQFELTLEEEDLDGIEKDGDEEEEELEEEEDSLGDTRSPPLDYLDVQEDEEGGMMEPTSAIEIVTHEASPTDT